A genomic window from Solanum stenotomum isolate F172 chromosome 10, ASM1918654v1, whole genome shotgun sequence includes:
- the LOC125842293 gene encoding LRR receptor-like serine/threonine-protein kinase FEI 2 isoform X2: MGGFSLKIQDLLFLSVLLLCIFPRLTLALNPDGQALVNFRILISGSDGVLEQWRPEDSDPCGWKGVQCDPKSKRVTSFLPNHKLSGYISPDIGKLDQLQFLALHDNNFYGAIPPALGNCTKLKSLFLQSNYLSGWIPDELGNLPELENLDLSSNSLSGNIPPSLGKLNNLGIFNVSTNFLVGQIPSDGHLAKFGNDSFLGNRNLCGKQVSQDCNTGGSSISPSPDSAQSQNKNGRLLISASATVGALLLVALMCFWGCFLYKRLGKNDGRSLAMDICAGASIVMFHGDLPYSSKDIIKKLETLTEEHIIGSGGFGTVYKLAMDDGNVFAVKRIIKMNEGFDRFFERELEILGSIKHRYLVNLRGYCNSPTSKLLIYDFLSGGSLDEVLHERSEQLDWGARLTVIMGAAKGLAYLHHDCSPRVIHRDIKSSNILLDGNFEARVSDFGLAKLLGDEESHITTIVAGTFGYLAPEYMQSGRATEKTDVYSFGVLVLEVISGKRPTDASYIEKGFNIVGWLNYLASENRRTEIVDPLCERVQTESLDSLLSVATQCVSSSPDDRPTMHRVVQILESEVMTPCPSDFYDSSSD; this comes from the exons ATGGGCGGCTTCTCTTTGAAAATTCAGGATCTGTTGTTTTTAAGCGTGCTGTTGCTTTGCATTTTCCCAAGACTTACACTAGCACTCAATCCTGATG GTCAAGCGCTTGTCAATTTTAGGATCTTAATATCTGGTTCCGATGGTGTTCTTGAGCAGTGGAGACcagaagattctgacccatgtGGCTGGAAAGGAGTACAATGTGACCCAAAATCAAAGAGAGTTACATCTTT CCTCCCTAATCACAAACTGAGTGGATATATATCGCCAGATATTGGGAAGCTAGACCAGTTGCAGTTTCT AGCTCTTCATGACAATAATTTCTATGGGGCAATACCTCCTGCATTGGGAAATTGTACAAAGCTGAAATCTCT GTTTCTACAGAGTAATTATTTAAGCGGATGGATTCCTGATGAGTTGGGAAACCTTCCCGAGCTTGAGAATCT AGATCTTTCAAGCAACTCTCTCAGTGGAAACATTCCACCATCCCTAGGCAAGCTGAACAATCTTGGCATTTT CAACGTGTCAACAAATTTCTTGGTTGGGCAAATACCTTCAGATGGACACCTTGCCAAGTTTGGAAATGATTC CTTTCTTGGAAATCGTAACTTGTGTGGCAAACAAGTCAGTCAGGACTGTAACACTGGAGGTTCTTCAATATCCCCGTCCCCGGATTCAG CCCAAAGCCAAAATAAGAATGGCCGACTACTTATAAGTGCATCTGCCACTGTGGGTGCACTGCTTTTGGTGGCACTGATGTGTTTCTGGGGCTGTTTCCTCTACAAGAGACTGGGTAAAAATGATGGCAGAAGTCTTGCAATGGATATTTGTGCAG GTGCATCTATTGTGATGTTTCATGGAGATTTGCCTTACTCTTCCAAGGACATCATCAAAAAACTGGAGACTCTGACTGAAGAGCACATTATTGGTTCTGGGGGCTTTGGAACTGTATACAAACTTGCAATGGATGATGGCAATGTATTTGCCGTGAAGAGAATTATCAAGATGAATGAAGGCTTCGATAGATTCTTTGAAAGGGAGCTTGAAATTCTTGGAAGTATTAAGCATCGGTATCTGGTAAATCTGCGAGGATATTGCAATTCTCCAACATCAAAGTTGTTGATATATGACTTTTTATCTGGAGGTAGCCTAGATGAAGTTCTGCACG AGAGATCTGAGCAGTTAGACTGGGGTGCACGGCTGACTGTAATCATGGGAGCCGCGAAAGGGCTGGCATATTTACATCACGATTGTTCTCCTCGAGTAATACACCGTGACATAAAGTCTAGCAACATTTTGCTTGATGGAAACTTTGAGGCTCGAGTATCTGATTTTGGACTGGCCAAATTACTGGGGGATGAGGAATCTCACATCACAACAATTGTAGCTGGCACATTTGGGTATTTAGCTCCAG aatacaTGCAGAGTGGTAGGGCTACAGAAAAGACAGATGTTTATAGTTTTGGAGTTCTGGTTCTTGAAGTCATAAGTGGGAAGCGGCCGACTGATGCATCATATATCGAGAAGGGCTTCAATATTGTTGGCTGG CTGAACTATTTAGCATCTGAGAATAGACGGACAGAGATAGTTGATCCGCTTTGTGAACGGGTGCAGACTGAAAGCCTTGATTCCCTGCTTTCAGTTGCCACTCAGTGTGTTTCTTCAAGCCCTGACGACAGGCCAACAATGCACAGGGTTGTTCAGATTCTCGAATCTGAAGTCATGACTCCATGTCCCAGTGACTTCTACGATTCAAGCTCGGATTGA
- the LOC125842293 gene encoding LRR receptor-like serine/threonine-protein kinase FEI 2 isoform X1 — protein sequence MGGFSLKIQDLLFLSVLLLCIFPRLTLALNPDGQALVNFRILISGSDGVLEQWRPEDSDPCGWKGVQCDPKSKRVTSLSLPNHKLSGYISPDIGKLDQLQFLALHDNNFYGAIPPALGNCTKLKSLFLQSNYLSGWIPDELGNLPELENLDLSSNSLSGNIPPSLGKLNNLGIFNVSTNFLVGQIPSDGHLAKFGNDSFLGNRNLCGKQVSQDCNTGGSSISPSPDSAQSQNKNGRLLISASATVGALLLVALMCFWGCFLYKRLGKNDGRSLAMDICAGASIVMFHGDLPYSSKDIIKKLETLTEEHIIGSGGFGTVYKLAMDDGNVFAVKRIIKMNEGFDRFFERELEILGSIKHRYLVNLRGYCNSPTSKLLIYDFLSGGSLDEVLHERSEQLDWGARLTVIMGAAKGLAYLHHDCSPRVIHRDIKSSNILLDGNFEARVSDFGLAKLLGDEESHITTIVAGTFGYLAPEYMQSGRATEKTDVYSFGVLVLEVISGKRPTDASYIEKGFNIVGWLNYLASENRRTEIVDPLCERVQTESLDSLLSVATQCVSSSPDDRPTMHRVVQILESEVMTPCPSDFYDSSSD from the exons ATGGGCGGCTTCTCTTTGAAAATTCAGGATCTGTTGTTTTTAAGCGTGCTGTTGCTTTGCATTTTCCCAAGACTTACACTAGCACTCAATCCTGATG GTCAAGCGCTTGTCAATTTTAGGATCTTAATATCTGGTTCCGATGGTGTTCTTGAGCAGTGGAGACcagaagattctgacccatgtGGCTGGAAAGGAGTACAATGTGACCCAAAATCAAAGAGAGTTACATCTTT AAGCCTCCCTAATCACAAACTGAGTGGATATATATCGCCAGATATTGGGAAGCTAGACCAGTTGCAGTTTCT AGCTCTTCATGACAATAATTTCTATGGGGCAATACCTCCTGCATTGGGAAATTGTACAAAGCTGAAATCTCT GTTTCTACAGAGTAATTATTTAAGCGGATGGATTCCTGATGAGTTGGGAAACCTTCCCGAGCTTGAGAATCT AGATCTTTCAAGCAACTCTCTCAGTGGAAACATTCCACCATCCCTAGGCAAGCTGAACAATCTTGGCATTTT CAACGTGTCAACAAATTTCTTGGTTGGGCAAATACCTTCAGATGGACACCTTGCCAAGTTTGGAAATGATTC CTTTCTTGGAAATCGTAACTTGTGTGGCAAACAAGTCAGTCAGGACTGTAACACTGGAGGTTCTTCAATATCCCCGTCCCCGGATTCAG CCCAAAGCCAAAATAAGAATGGCCGACTACTTATAAGTGCATCTGCCACTGTGGGTGCACTGCTTTTGGTGGCACTGATGTGTTTCTGGGGCTGTTTCCTCTACAAGAGACTGGGTAAAAATGATGGCAGAAGTCTTGCAATGGATATTTGTGCAG GTGCATCTATTGTGATGTTTCATGGAGATTTGCCTTACTCTTCCAAGGACATCATCAAAAAACTGGAGACTCTGACTGAAGAGCACATTATTGGTTCTGGGGGCTTTGGAACTGTATACAAACTTGCAATGGATGATGGCAATGTATTTGCCGTGAAGAGAATTATCAAGATGAATGAAGGCTTCGATAGATTCTTTGAAAGGGAGCTTGAAATTCTTGGAAGTATTAAGCATCGGTATCTGGTAAATCTGCGAGGATATTGCAATTCTCCAACATCAAAGTTGTTGATATATGACTTTTTATCTGGAGGTAGCCTAGATGAAGTTCTGCACG AGAGATCTGAGCAGTTAGACTGGGGTGCACGGCTGACTGTAATCATGGGAGCCGCGAAAGGGCTGGCATATTTACATCACGATTGTTCTCCTCGAGTAATACACCGTGACATAAAGTCTAGCAACATTTTGCTTGATGGAAACTTTGAGGCTCGAGTATCTGATTTTGGACTGGCCAAATTACTGGGGGATGAGGAATCTCACATCACAACAATTGTAGCTGGCACATTTGGGTATTTAGCTCCAG aatacaTGCAGAGTGGTAGGGCTACAGAAAAGACAGATGTTTATAGTTTTGGAGTTCTGGTTCTTGAAGTCATAAGTGGGAAGCGGCCGACTGATGCATCATATATCGAGAAGGGCTTCAATATTGTTGGCTGG CTGAACTATTTAGCATCTGAGAATAGACGGACAGAGATAGTTGATCCGCTTTGTGAACGGGTGCAGACTGAAAGCCTTGATTCCCTGCTTTCAGTTGCCACTCAGTGTGTTTCTTCAAGCCCTGACGACAGGCCAACAATGCACAGGGTTGTTCAGATTCTCGAATCTGAAGTCATGACTCCATGTCCCAGTGACTTCTACGATTCAAGCTCGGATTGA